The DNA window ATTGGAGCCGGAATCTCACttggggaaagagggagggggggagaggaggtgtAGCAGGAGAGGGACCGAGGCTCGAAAGAGGGACTGGTTGACTGCAGACGGACATGGGTGCTTTCTACCCAGCGGGAGATTTCCTGAAATAAAtcccctgtctcctcctcctcctctgattcCTCCTTCTTCATCTCTCCCAGGTCCTCCATGCTCCCACCAAGTGTTTCAGCGGGCACGGGGAGGCAGTTGGTGTTACGCTTCCAGTGAGACAGATCGAGGATGAGCTTTGGCTCTGAGTAGTGCTGAGGCTTGCCCTCCCTCCAGGCAATTTTATCCAGATACGAAGGCGAGCCAACTTTGTAGTCGCACGAGTGGCTGCAGTCGAGGTCCCCATAGCCTAAACCGCAGGCCCGGTCCAGTGAGGAGTGAGAGTTCTCCAGAAAACGCTCTGCCGAGCTGCTGTGGGAATACTTGCGTGGATCGACCTGTATATGATAAATGAAAAGGAGCGGGTTGACCAGGGATCTCAAGGATTTTATGCAATTTTCTACACAGATTTTACCACAAAACTATGTTGAGTGAGGCCCTTAAAAGTGTTTCTTTGGTGTAAAgtagcaaaaaaagaaaaaacacttccAACCTGAGCCTCCTCTAACAGCAAGGTGGAGCTGGCCCGGGGGTCTCTCtgcacctcctcatcctcagtgGCATCACCTAGGTCAGAGGTACCACAACTGGGGGGCATACAGTGACAACTGCTGCCTGACTGCTGCCAGGACACATCTGTTGATAGACTGTTGCCGTACCTGCAGATCGAGAGCTATTAGGATTTGTGAAGCATATTCCATCCAAATCTATCAGATTGACTCAGAAATTTCAATGATCAATATCAATTTTCCTACAAATTTTGTAAGTACAtattatgttatttttttattaaaacatgaataaaatcTCCACACCTCTCCCAGTGCATGCTGGACGCTTGACTGTTGCTGTTACTAAGGCTCTGCTCGGTGATTAAGCTgtcctccagctcgtcctcgaTGCGGAACGGATGCAGAGACGTGGGCTCGTCCTCCAGGCAGGAGTACTGCAGGAGGAAGGGGTGGGACAGGGCTGCCTCTGCCGTTAACCTGTCCATGGGGTTGAAGGTCAAGATATGTTCCAGGAAGTCCACAGCTGAGAGAGGAAGGGTGGAAgatgaggtaaaaaaaatgcTCATTGTTGCTTTACATTCTGCATTAATCTTCCTTCTACGTCAAACCTCTTGAGATTTCTGAGCCTCAATGCCATCATCTCACCTTGTGAATCCACTTCTGGCAGCAAGTCACGAAAGGGCTTCTTCACTTTCCACCCATGACTGACATATGAAGGCATCACCTGGGAAAGAATGAAAGCAAAACATTTCCAGAGATCTGCTGTGGtaattttaaagaaaaggacAACAGGCTCGTGATTTAAATGTGAAGGACCAGCTTGGACGTCTGGCAGCAGCTGAGGCGTCACCTGTAAAAGGTcctgcctgtcctcctctctcagcACTGGCACAGTGTCAAGAATCAGCTGCATCTGCTCCAGCTCATGAGCCCCTGGGAGAAAAAACCAACCGATCAGAGACGGGATGTAAAATGGTGACTGATGAGAGGGAAAAGAATGGATGAATGTGTGTCATTATTTCCCTTAGTGCAACAACAGAAATGCAACCATATGAAATTTTTGAACTTGTGAGTCTATTGGATCCCGGAAGGGGGCGCTATAGCAAAGGAATTGTGCATCTTGCGCAAAGCAGCGACAGTGTCTTCAGTTGAAAGCTTTCACAGTGATGATGAACTCCATTCATACATTGATTTAAAATGGATAAATGGAGAGCAAGCTAATTAACTGTGGAAAATCTGGCTGGAACCGGTTGATGTGAGTTTGCAGCACTATTTCTCATGTGTGAAGAGGTCTGTGGAGGTCAGATCAGCCTGTCAGAAGGAACTACGTCTTCTTCAGCCAGAGTTTCTCTGTCTTGATTGGTATTCTGCTCAGGCAAAGAAGTCGAGCACAGAAAGGGTATAAAGTCCTTCTTGTGCTCTCTGATCAAATCCTCTCTCTCACTAGATACAAGACGGTCAAGTCTTCGTGCTCTCTGTTTCACAATGAAGTCATTCAATTTTTGATGACTTTATATGATCAAAACAGACAGTACCTGCAAACAGCATGTGTCCAGTGAGCATCTCAGCCAGTATGCAGCCGGCAGCCCACATGTCTATGGCCTTGGTGTAGTTATTGGGGGACAGGAGCAGACGGGGGGAGCAATACCACTTAGTTACCAACGCTTCGGACAGGTAGCCCTGGAGTAGCAGGCGAGGGGTGagccaggttaaaaaaaagcaggagaaaagggaCAAAAGAGGTCAGACTGACTCACGATGGTGTAAAACATCCTACGTTTCCACAGTTCAAGCCTCCTGCATGTATGCTGAGGTAAATCATCAACAAGCTGTTATTATTGGTGCTTCTTGGGTCTCATTTTCGCTGCGGTCTCTTCTTGCTGCACTTCCTTATTTCTTTATGGACTCTCTTTTACATTCATACCCTCATCCCTTTAATTGATAACATTCATAATCTACATTAAGATGAAGGGAGAATGGCCAGGAGATGACAGAGCAAAATATGTTGCTAAGTACTCAATAATGTTTGACAATATCTCCATTATCCATCATCATTTGGTTTCAGTGTTTGGCCACCAGAGAAGTAGGACTTCTGGGGATTATATGGAAGTGGTTCTGAATAAAAAGACATCATTAGAGCATGTTTCCACTAAAAAAAAGTTTAGTCTTTACTTTGTATTCTTGCTGGGTGCTTCTCTATTGTCACCTCCCCCTTCTTTTCATTTCACCTCACCTCCGACTTCCATTACATCAGCAGCAACTGCGACTGTTTCCTCTCACTCTAATCTTTCCTCTGCACTTCACTCCATCTGTCTCCTTTTGACACTCTGTATGCTTCTTCTCCCCTGTCTCATCTTTTCTCCGTGCAAATACAGATCCACTCTGTACATTGCTCCCACCCATCCAGCATTCTCTGGATAACTGTCTGTCTTGCACGCTTCCTGTCGTCCGAGCGGGGTCGTGAATAATGTCTGGGTAAATCGTAAAAGGAAGtgtttcccttctctctcttttggaCCGTTGTCATCCGTTGTCAGAGCAAATGTTTGTGAAAGTCATCCAACAGGCTCAGCTAAAGGTTGTTGAATTGCAGAGCGCGCCCAGCCACGTTTTACGGCACAACATGACTGATCAGTCTGCAAACAGCTGAGGTCACCGCTGGCCGTGGCCATTAACGCAGCTCCGTGAGGAGGGAAAAACTGCTTTGGCACTGAATTATTGAATTTGAGAGTGGATGCTGGCGGATTCCCTGCAGGCATCTGTTTCAGTgtcaacacagcatcacaaACAGTCCAACAGCTtacacacatccatccatccatccatccatccatccatccatccatctatccatctatccatctatcgatctatccatctatcatctatctatctatctatctatctatctatctatctatctatctatctatctatctatctatctatctatctatctatctatctatctatctatctatctatctatctatctatctatctatctatctgacaTGATGATACAGCAGCTCAAGTGTTAGAACATTATGTTCTCTCACAGGCAGCAGTTTCTGTTGATACTCAGGAGGGGATCAGAGAAATCCAAACACGTGCACAGAATGGGGGACCAGTGTGAGACTGGTGGAGGTGCGCTTGCTTTGACTGTCCCGTACACACCAAACCGCGTCCGTCGTCCTTGACTTGTGAGGTGTTTTTCTCTCCTATTCACACATCTGCTCATCCTCATCTTTCTCAGCCTCCCCGTCTGTGCTTCACCCACCAACACGATTTGCTCATCTGGCCTCAGCACCCCAATCCACCCACCCCGACGCCCCCAACCCCCCCGTCCCCGCAACAAACACATCGCCCTATGTCTGAAACCCACCTGATCCCCGGTCCCGTGTTCTTACAGACAAAGATCGGCTTTCAGAAGAGCTCTccaatggacacacacacacacacaaacacgcacgcacacacacacacacacacacacacacacacacacacacacacacacacacacacacacactgctctgctctgcttcagGATCAAAGCACGGAATGGCACAACAGAACAGTTAATTGTCACATTAATCTCCCCGCCTTCATCTCTAATGGACTGAATAATCACAGGGGTTGAGACGTAAACTCTCCCCCATCCATGACTGAGATGGTTTTAAACTCAACGTGAAAGCTATCAGCAACACATACAACTAATCAACGTTTCACTCCAAAGCCCACTTTCAAAGTTATATTTAGCCTGAGAATGTTTTATAAAAAGCTTGATTTCTGAGAGAGCATCAGAAGACAGATCAAGCGTTATTCATTGAGAGCTATGCAAACCAAATCGTCCTCAAAAAATACTGTTACCATCCTACAGTGTTCTGAGTGTTATACTGTTCACTGGTTTGCACAATGCTGTCCAATAACCACACAAAGCAAAGCCAACTAATTCCCTAACAACGGCTCGATCTCGACAGAGATAATGTCCATTATTACAATCATGGATGCAATCATGAGGACCAGAGCAGCCGACACCGTAACACAGAGAAGATATAACTTCAAATTTGTATCGACTTTGGCTCCATCTTGTGTGTAGAAGGTTATGGATCCACACATTTGTGGAAAGTTATGCTCTCTAAATGGCAGAAGAGCTTCCTCTacttacttttattttgaataataGCAAAGAAAGAGGAGACATAGTGCACAGGTGGTCCTTTCACTCACCTTATGGGAATAATGAGGGTCGACAATCCTGGCCAGCCCAAAATCTCCGATCTTGAGCAGGAGCTGGTCTGTGTTGATGAATATGTTGGCAGGCTTTAGATCTCTGTGCAGGACATTAGCAGAGTGGATGAACTTCAGCCCCCGCAGCAGCTGGTAGAACAGCAGCGTTGCGTGATCTGCTCAGtagaaaaaaaggcaaatatAAGGATACCTCAAAATAAACAATGATGAATGAACATTAGCTGGCAAACATGTTCTGCTGACTGAATCTTGTTTAGAAGCAGTGAAGAGGCTTCATTTAAACAGgacttttaatacatttgttCCCCTAATCAATATTAAGACTGgatatttaaaaacaattattccaagacacaaacagacaaatATGGATAATCTTGTCAGTGTCaccaaaaaaggaaatgatgattcctcttcctgttccctACCTGTGTCCAGGGGCCCTTGCTCCAGTAGCCGAGCCAGATCTGTCTCCAT is part of the Takifugu rubripes chromosome 21, fTakRub1.2, whole genome shotgun sequence genome and encodes:
- the mapk4 gene encoding mitogen-activated protein kinase 4, with the protein product MAKLDTPITLHGFDLGGHFVDLRPLGVGVTGLVLSAVDQRTGQRVAIKKLVMRDVVTVKHALREVKITQRLHHENVVKVHEVAAPFGRPLPRDPTQLSALYIVQECMETDLARLLEQGPLDTDHATLLFYQLLRGLKFIHSANVLHRDLKPANIFINTDQLLLKIGDFGLARIVDPHYSHKGYLSEALVTKWYCSPRLLLSPNNYTKAIDMWAAGCILAEMLTGHMLFAGAHELEQMQLILDTVPVLREEDRQDLLQVMPSYVSHGWKVKKPFRDLLPEVDSQAVDFLEHILTFNPMDRLTAEAALSHPFLLQYSCLEDEPTSLHPFRIEDELEDSLITEQSLSNSNSQASSMHWERYGNSLSTDVSWQQSGSSCHCMPPSCGTSDLGDATEDEEVQRDPRASSTLLLEEAQVDPRKYSHSSSAERFLENSHSSLDRACGLGYGDLDCSHSCDYKVGSPSYLDKIAWREGKPQHYSEPKLILDLSHWKRNTNCLPVPAETLGGSMEDLGEMKKEESEEEEETGDLFQEISRWVESTHVRLQSTSPSFEPRSLSCYTSSPPLPLSPSEIPAPMFHYTDVVHQASADYAEDMLSPLPPVTASSNSPPLLFPSSPTSPLPPPSPQTAPPPMLPFFLPQDSQPLSSTSSIPQPANGDSLESLPVKQRERMFDLDVFISRALKLCRQNKEKGDHRRGKEGGWKEENKQSGIPQKMMIRCCSAVSKFICCLSDEPNKDIICCTLSYYFIHLKEKLGYK